One segment of Comamonas thiooxydans DNA contains the following:
- a CDS encoding MFS transporter — MHTHQTPPPAVSWRTHLSLALLALVYIFSFIDRQVLSILLEPVKQEFGASDTEMGLLTGLAFGLIYAMLGVPVGRLADTRNRRNIVALCCGIWSLATAACGMATQYWHMLLARMSVAVGEAGGMAPSVSIVSDLYPPKMRSFAISLFMMGPNLGTLLGLVIGGMVAQHYGWRSVFLAFGIPGVILALLVYFFVKEPARGAYESIKPAAQGSAARESMFHQVRRLLGMAPLRHICIACGVAGIAGYGYGVWAPSFFMRIHGMSISHAGLVFGLASGLGAVAGAMFCGWLSDRLTQRDSRWQLRLAAMGTFCAVPAGVAVFFWPVSDFWTVAGIKVPYAMAFALLFGFFASWFATLSYSAVSQMVTAAERSVASALLNLFMTLLGVGLGPLVTGILSDYFARTHGSEGLRWALMGVTSLLVITSLFFALAIRPYKQRLQQLQMNAA, encoded by the coding sequence ATGCACACCCATCAAACCCCGCCTCCCGCCGTCAGCTGGCGCACTCATCTCAGCCTCGCCCTGCTGGCGCTGGTCTATATTTTCTCCTTCATTGACCGACAGGTTCTGTCTATTTTGCTGGAGCCCGTCAAACAGGAATTCGGCGCCTCCGATACCGAGATGGGTTTGCTCACGGGGCTGGCCTTCGGTCTGATCTATGCCATGCTGGGTGTGCCTGTGGGACGTCTGGCCGACACACGCAACCGCCGCAACATCGTGGCCCTGTGCTGCGGGATCTGGAGCCTTGCCACCGCTGCCTGCGGCATGGCCACCCAGTACTGGCACATGCTGCTGGCCCGCATGAGCGTGGCCGTGGGCGAGGCCGGCGGCATGGCGCCCTCGGTGTCCATCGTCTCGGATCTGTATCCTCCCAAGATGCGTTCGTTTGCCATCAGTCTGTTCATGATGGGCCCCAACCTGGGAACGTTGCTGGGCCTCGTCATAGGCGGCATGGTGGCCCAGCATTACGGCTGGCGCTCCGTGTTTCTCGCCTTCGGCATTCCGGGCGTAATTCTTGCGCTGCTGGTGTATTTCTTTGTCAAGGAACCGGCACGAGGCGCCTATGAAAGCATCAAGCCTGCAGCTCAAGGCAGCGCTGCGCGCGAATCCATGTTTCACCAGGTCAGGCGCCTGCTGGGCATGGCGCCGCTGCGCCATATCTGCATCGCCTGCGGCGTGGCCGGTATTGCAGGTTATGGCTACGGCGTCTGGGCGCCGAGCTTTTTCATGCGCATTCACGGCATGAGCATCTCTCACGCCGGCCTGGTGTTCGGTCTGGCCAGCGGCCTGGGTGCCGTGGCCGGCGCCATGTTCTGCGGCTGGCTCAGTGACAGATTGACCCAGCGCGACTCGCGCTGGCAGCTGCGTCTGGCTGCAATGGGCACCTTCTGCGCCGTGCCTGCAGGCGTCGCCGTGTTTTTCTGGCCCGTGTCCGACTTCTGGACGGTTGCCGGTATCAAGGTCCCCTATGCCATGGCATTTGCCCTGCTGTTCGGCTTTTTTGCGAGCTGGTTTGCCACGCTCTCATACAGCGCCGTCAGCCAGATGGTGACTGCAGCCGAACGCAGCGTCGCCTCGGCACTTCTCAATCTTTTCATGACCTTGCTGGGCGTTGGCCTGGGTCCGCTGGTAACCGGCATTCTGTCGGACTACTTTGCCCGGACTCATGGCTCCGAAGGCCTGCGCTGGGCGCTGATGGGCGTGACCTCGCTGCTCGTCATCACTTCGCTTTTCTTCGCGTTGGCCATCCGCCCCTACAAGCAGCGCCTGCAGCAGTTGCAGATGAATGCCGCCTGA
- a CDS encoding SDR family NAD(P)-dependent oxidoreductase translates to MSQPVVLITGASRGIGAATAVYFATKGWRVAITARTLSEGTQMENQLRLPGGQLLSGSLESTAKAIEAAGGEVFPHVMDLMDLTSLDKAADAVLKRFGRVDLLINNAVYQNREINHLIPEITAESLQRSMQGNVIAPFHLAQRLLPAMAAQGGGRIINVCSAAGQYNPPVPADQGGWGFAYGASKAAIARLAGCINTEYKQQNVRAFSVNPGVVSTEAVKATLGDDGLLAQRYGASTPEEIAAALFWLGTEKDALPLAKSYTMIDLQPLHKERVTATT, encoded by the coding sequence GTGAGCCAACCCGTAGTTCTCATCACCGGTGCCAGCCGCGGCATTGGCGCGGCAACCGCCGTCTACTTTGCCACCAAGGGATGGCGCGTGGCCATCACCGCCCGCACGCTGAGCGAAGGTACGCAGATGGAAAACCAGCTGCGCCTGCCAGGCGGCCAGCTTCTGTCCGGCAGTCTGGAGTCAACAGCCAAGGCCATTGAGGCCGCTGGGGGCGAGGTATTTCCGCATGTCATGGACCTGATGGACCTGACCAGCCTGGACAAGGCCGCCGACGCTGTGCTGAAACGCTTTGGCCGTGTCGATCTGCTGATCAACAACGCCGTCTACCAGAACCGCGAGATCAACCACCTGATCCCCGAGATAACGGCCGAGTCGCTGCAGCGCTCCATGCAGGGTAATGTCATCGCCCCTTTCCATCTGGCTCAGCGCCTGCTGCCGGCCATGGCGGCACAAGGCGGCGGCCGCATCATCAATGTGTGCTCGGCTGCGGGCCAGTACAACCCGCCCGTGCCCGCCGACCAGGGCGGCTGGGGCTTTGCCTATGGAGCCTCCAAGGCCGCCATCGCGCGCCTGGCCGGCTGCATCAACACCGAATACAAGCAGCAGAATGTGCGCGCCTTCAGCGTCAACCCAGGCGTGGTGAGCACCGAGGCCGTCAAGGCCACGCTGGGCGACGACGGCCTGCTGGCTCAGCGCTATGGCGCCTCCACCCCCGAAGAAATTGCAGCGGCACTGTTCTGGCTGGGCACTGAAAAAGACGCTCTGCCACTGGCCAAGAGTTACACCATGATTGACCTGCAACCCCTTCACAAAGAGCGCGTGACCGCGACCACGTGA